Part of the Musa acuminata AAA Group cultivar baxijiao chromosome BXJ2-7, Cavendish_Baxijiao_AAA, whole genome shotgun sequence genome is shown below.
GCTTCAGAATGCAAGATGTTCCGCAACTCAAACCCAAAGTCAAACTGTGAGAAGTAAATCAGCAGCCATTACGGGCACTCCCACCAAGggtaattttgataataattaaTACAGCTACTATGTACTACCATGTTTCTCCATCTTATTTGCTGAGCGCCATCATCTACTTGCTTCTATAAGCTGACTTTATTGTATAAGATACTGTCATTTGTCAACATGTTTGTTTACTTGTGGTAGAAGATATTTAAAGACTTCACTAGAAATTGCATTTCAGAATCACGGAAGCTGCCAAAACTTGATGATGGGAATACAGGGTTCCCCCCACGGAGTGGTGGCGGCGACGGtggcggaggtggtggtggtggaagttCTTCTGGTGGATTTATCTTGTTTGCCTTCCTCGTATTTTTGGATTACTTGAAGGAGCTAGAAGGAGATGAATCTTTACCAGGATAGTTGGAGATTGTGGTCGTCATCTTAAGTACTTAATAAATATAGTCTTCTGTCATCATGTGCCTTTCCTGAAACATGGGTTGCGTGGTCAGTGAGATTTACATGCAGCAAATATTTCAGAGAGACTGTGTGGAACAGCTGGCCTCATTCAATGCATCTGTTGAACAGCGATTGCCTAACTTAGAATTATTATCTAGACCTCTTGCTCCACGTTCTAAAGTGGCTATGCATGATTTCTATATTCAGTTTCACTTTCCATTGTCAGGTAAATATTTTTGGCTATACAACCACTTAATTTCATCACCTTTAATAATTTGCACTTGACCTTGtttttgatttaattttttatcaAGGTTGTCAGGGTTGCATGGAAGAGAGTAGCCCGACTTCTCAATCGAGACAAGACCTCCTGCCATCCGTAAAATGACGCCATCACTACTGCCTTCTGCAATTCATGCATGTAACGTGAATACCATTCATTGCTACCTTCATCTCAGTCGATGTCAGTATAACGTCTCAGGTACTACAAATCATGCATGTTACGTGAATCCCATTCATGGCTACCTTCATCTCAGTCGATGTCAGTATAACATCTCTAACAATTACTGGTTTTTAATGGTTTTTAATATGGTATATTTTGGTATTGCTCACTTGACAACAATCCACAATCATATCAGCACCAACAAGGAAGTTCGAGGCTGACGTGGTACATTACGTCAACATGGCATCTCGGACTCAGATAAGACGATCGTGTGCTCTCGTGCTGTTTGGCATAGCACGAGATGGTGTCACATAGCATAGTCACTCCGGAAAGCTCAAAACGATGTCGTATAGCACAAAGCCGCTCTGGAAAGTTATCGCACGGTGTTGTACGACGTGGATCCGTGTAGGTCGGTCGGTGCTTGCACAAGAGATACAAGCTGGTCGCCCGATGGGTCGGTCGCTATTAACAGATCACGTACGATCGACTCTTGTTCACAAGTATAAAAGTCGACCCCCTAAATGGCATCAAGGGGAGGACCTTGAACACTTCAACTCCACTTAACCCCACTCAACACTGATTTAACTTTTTGAGGGTCCGAATCAGAAAACCCCTCTTGGCTTCGGCCTTTATGCAGGGACATGGTGGAGAAGCAGTAACCTGCCAAAGGAGAGACCACACTTGGGTGACGGAGCTTCGACTCGACCCGACGTCGACTTGTTAAACTCAAGGCTTTGTGTGAGTGATTGTTCACACTTGGGATCGGACCAAGCTGTACTGACACCTCGGCCATG
Proteins encoded:
- the LOC135617332 gene encoding protein FERTILITY RESTORER RF2, mitochondrial-like — translated: MVTQSSFTIPAPAVCLPAFSRSQRLLEENRLHISRYGQWHSISFARQIPSSARLFAASLNARCSATQTQSQTVRSKSAAITGTPTKESRKLPKLDDGNTGFPPRSGGGDGGGGGGGGSSSGGFILFAFLVFLDYLKELEGDESLPG